From a region of the Tachysurus fulvidraco isolate hzauxx_2018 chromosome 5, HZAU_PFXX_2.0, whole genome shotgun sequence genome:
- the LOC113634513 gene encoding retinal cone rhodopsin-sensitive cGMP 3',5'-cyclic phosphodiesterase subunit gamma-like has protein sequence MDAPAPTDKKAPPRFKQRTVRTFKSKAPRPGQKGFGDDIPGMEGLGTDFTVICPWEAYGDMELSDLAKYGIL, from the exons ATGGATGCCCCAGCACCTACAGACAAGAAGGCACCCCCAAGGTTTAAGCAGAGGACAGTCCGGACTTTCAAGAGCAAAGCACCAAGACCAGGGCAGAAGGGCTTTGGAGATGACATACCTGGAATGGAGGGCCTTGGGacag aCTTCACTGTGATTTGTCCGTGGGAGGCTTATGGTGACATGGAACTAAGCGATTTGGCTAAATATGGAATATTGTAG